The Kosakonia sp. SMBL-WEM22 sequence TGCACGGCACCCGCCAGCACCACACCGGCCAGTAGCCAGAGCGTGCCGGGCAGGTAACCCATCTGCGCGGCGAGCACCGGGCCAACCAGCGGACCGGCACCGGCGATAGCGGCAAAGTGGTGACCAAACAGCACATAGCGGTTGGTCGGCACGTAGTTAAGACCGTCGTTATTGATCACCGCCGGCGTAGCGCGGGTCGGATCGAGTTTCATCACCTTCTGGGCGATGTAGAGGCTGTAGTAGCGATAAGCAACAAGATAAACAGAGACGGAGGCGACCACGATCCACAGGGCGCTGACATGCTCACCCCGGCGTAACGCGACGACCGACAGACAAAAAGCACCGATTATTCCAAGGATGACCCACGGAATGTGCTTAAAGCGTTTTTTTGTATCCATAGCAGACCTGGTTTTTATCAGAAATAGGGAAGAGGAGCGTGTGGTGTTAAACAGGACAAATGCTGCAGCCATGATGGCAAATCACGCGCGCGAAAGGGGGCTATTTTGCCGAGCGGTTATATAAGCGCGCCAAGCGGTAGTGAAGCGGGAGTAAGAGGTTTTACACTCTAACTATTCCGAGAGATTATGTAAGCGAGATCACGAAAGATAGCTGCAGAAAGTCGCTGGATAGGCACCGTAACAAGCTTATGCCGCTATTAATATCCCTACAAAATAGTGCATTTCCCCATAAAGTTTTTCCCTGCCAGGCCGAAAATCTACTTACTATCTATAAGGAAAGAGAATGATATGTTAACGCGCATCAAAATCGTTACCAGCTTGTTACTGGTACTGGGATTATTTGGCCTTTTACAACTCACCTCCGGCGGATTGTTCTTCAACTCGCTAAAGCAAGACAAAGAAAACTTCACCGTCCTTCAAACCATTCGACAGCAACAATCCACGCTTAACGGCAGCTGGGTTGCGCTGCTGCAGACCCGTAATACCCTGAACCGCGCGGGTATCCGCTACATGATGGATCAGAACAATATCGGCAGCGGCGCGACCGTTCCGGAACTGATGCAGATTGCCAGCACTTCGTTAAAGCAGGCGGAAGTGAACTGGAATGCCTACCAGGCATTGCCGCGCGATCCACGTCAGAGCGAAGAGGCGGCGGCGGAGATTAAGCGTAATTACGATATCTACCACAATGCGTTGTCAGAACTGATCCAGTTGCTGGGCGCGGGCAAGATCAATGAGTTCTTCGATCAGCCGACGCAGAGCTACCAGGATGGCTTCGAGAAGCAGTATGTCTCCTACTTACAGCAGAACGATCGTCTGTACGACGCCGCCGTGGCTGACAGTGAGAGCTCCTACGGGTCTGCCATCTGGATCATTATCAGCGTGCTGCTGGTCGTGCTGCTGGTGATTATCGCCGTGTGGATCGGTATCAAACGTGCGCTGATCGCACCGCTGAACCATCTGATCGATAATATTCGTCATATCGCCGGTGGCGATCTGGGCCAGCGCATTGAAGTGCAGGGCTCTAACGAAATGGGCGTGCTGGCTGACAGCCTGCGCCATATGCAGGGTGAACTGGTGCGCACCGTTAGCGACGTGCGTAATGGCGCCAACGCGATCTACAGCGGTGCCAGCGAAATCTCCGTCGGTAATAACGATCTCTCTTCACGTACTGAACAGCAGGCTGCTTCTCTGGAAGAGACCGCTGCCAGCATGGAAGAGCTGACCGCGACGGTGAAACAGAACGCCGAAAATGCCCGTCAGGCGAGTAACCTCGCGCTGAGCGCGTCGGAAACGGCGCAGAAAGGCGGCAAAGTGGTGGATAATGTGGTGCAGACTATGCGCGATATTACCTCCAGTTCGCAGAAAATCGCTGACATTATTAGCGTGATTGACGGTATTGCCTTCCAGACCAATATTCTGGCGCTCAACGCCGCGGTGGAAGCAGCGCGTGCTGGTGAACAGGGCCGTGGTTTTGCCGTGGTTGCCGGGGAAGTACGTAACCTTGCCCAGCGCAGTGCCCAGGCGGCGCGTGAAATTAAGAGCCTGATTGAAGACTCTGTTGGACGCGTTGAAGTGGGTTCCACGCTGGTTGAGAGCGCCGGTGAAACGATGGATGAGATCGTTAACGCCGTTACCCGCGTGACCGATATCATGGGCGAAATCGCCTCTGCTTCTGATGAGCAGAGCCGTGGTATCGACCAGGTTGGCCTTGCCGTTGCCGAGATGGATCGCGTCACACAGCAGAACGCCTCGCTGGTGGAAGAGTCAGCTGCGGCGGCGGCTGCGCTGGAAGAGCAGGCCAGCCGTCTGACGGAAGCGGTTGCCGTCTTCCGCCTGATGAACGAGCAGCGCGCTGCTGCGAAAACAGCTGGTGGTATCAAGGCCTCGCCAGCAGTAGTGCCGCGTAAAGCGGTCGCGACCACCTCTGGCGAAAACTGGGAAACCTTCTAAGTTCCCGCAGCGCCCTGCTCTGCAGGGCGCGCTTTTACCCTTCGCGTTTCACCACTTTTATCTCTACCAGACCAATCCCCAGCTGACGCGGCGCATGACCGAGGATATTCCCTTCGTTGGTCGACTGCGGATCCGGCGGCACAATTACCAGCTTGTTACTGCCCGCGCTATTGGTGAAATGCAGCGTGGTGGTGCTCACCTCATGGCCGAGCGTCAGCATCTGTTCTTCACTGCCGACACGTACCGGAATTGGGCGATTGGCGTTATCACCAAATGCTTTCGCGGTAATCACCAGATCGAACTGTGGCGGCAACGGCTGCTGATACTCAATGGTCACCTCTTTGCCAAGCTGCGCATTTGACCAGCGCCCCCAGGTCTCCGGGCGTGAGATGCCGTTAAACTTATTCACCTC is a genomic window containing:
- the tsr gene encoding methyl-accepting chemotaxis protein; protein product: MLTRIKIVTSLLLVLGLFGLLQLTSGGLFFNSLKQDKENFTVLQTIRQQQSTLNGSWVALLQTRNTLNRAGIRYMMDQNNIGSGATVPELMQIASTSLKQAEVNWNAYQALPRDPRQSEEAAAEIKRNYDIYHNALSELIQLLGAGKINEFFDQPTQSYQDGFEKQYVSYLQQNDRLYDAAVADSESSYGSAIWIIISVLLVVLLVIIAVWIGIKRALIAPLNHLIDNIRHIAGGDLGQRIEVQGSNEMGVLADSLRHMQGELVRTVSDVRNGANAIYSGASEISVGNNDLSSRTEQQAASLEETAASMEELTATVKQNAENARQASNLALSASETAQKGGKVVDNVVQTMRDITSSSQKIADIISVIDGIAFQTNILALNAAVEAARAGEQGRGFAVVAGEVRNLAQRSAQAAREIKSLIEDSVGRVEVGSTLVESAGETMDEIVNAVTRVTDIMGEIASASDEQSRGIDQVGLAVAEMDRVTQQNASLVEESAAAAAALEEQASRLTEAVAVFRLMNEQRAAAKTAGGIKASPAVVPRKAVATTSGENWETF